The following are from one region of the Anomaloglossus baeobatrachus isolate aAnoBae1 chromosome 1, aAnoBae1.hap1, whole genome shotgun sequence genome:
- the ANKRD34B gene encoding ankyrin repeat domain-containing protein 34B has product MDEGVDVTIEGNSLIKAVYQSRLRLTRLLLEGGAYINESNDRGETPLMIACKTKHVDHQSVSKVKMIKYLLENNADPNIQDKFGKTALMHACLENAGSEVVSMLLESGADPSLQDHTGFSALVYAVNSEDKETLRILLNACKAKGKEVIIITTDKSPSGRQTTRQYLNVPPSPGIDHNSPSPCTSPSEIELKTSPTPISNAFEAEKELFNFKEVDTDNDLKGSSEPGSPTKKTHMMHVGAKLPLLQRLHSEPWLKIPPSLLHQHKVSSLQEELQDITPEEELSLKMNGLVHSKRYFTRHQSIDVKDTAHLLKTLDSSGPRKLSYDEIHSQTLYPEGTPSKSEIPVDQDPDSVHTMSVSSLRSIVQRRNLGANHYSSDSQLTRNHGLATTEDSKSLLEKKKMFSPPSLLSGSRESLENVSVTALSRRNHALLERRGSGALLLDHISQTRPGFLPPLNVNPHPPIPDISCHSKVSSLIFPGPKPLVPTAPLFPKESISKKMLLRRHSMHTEQIKQLVNFEEILG; this is encoded by the coding sequence ATGGATGAAGGCGTTGATGTTACAATTGAAGGCAACTCTCTCATTAAAGCGGTGTACCAAAGTAGGCTACGTCTCACACGACTTCTCTTGGAAGGTGGAGCATACATCAATGAAAGCAATGATCGTGGAGAAACCCCCCTTATGATTGCTTGTAAAACAAAACATGTTGACCATCAAAGTGTTAGCAAAGTTAAAATGATTAAATATCTTCTGGAAAACAATGCAGATCCTAATATTCAAGATAAATTTGGGAAAACGGCTTTAATGCATGCTTGCTTGGAAAATGCTGGCTCGGAGGTTGTATCTATGCTTTTAGAGAGTGGTGCCGATCCCAGTCTACAAGACCACACTGGATTCTCTGCCCTTGTGTATGCAGTCAACTCAGAGGACAAGGAAACTCTAAGGATTTTACTAAATGCTTGCAAGGCCAAGGGAAAAGAAGTTATAATCATTACAACTGATAAGTCCCCATCTGGCAGACAGACTACAAGGCAGTATCTAAATGTGCCACCTTCTCCAGGAATTGACCATAATTCTCCTTCTCCATGCACATCACCTTCTGAAATTGAGTTAAAGACTTCTCCCACACCAATATCAAATGCATTTGAAGCAGAAAAGGAACTATTCAACTTTAAGGAGGTTGATACAGATAATGACTTAAAGGGTTCTTCTGAGCCAGGTTCTCCAACCAAAAAGACTCATATGATGCATGTTGGAGCAAAGCTGCCACTTCTTCAGAGACTACACTCTGAACCATGGTTGAAGATTCCTCCATCCCTGCTCCACCAACACAAAGTGTCTTCTCTTCAAGAGGAGCTACAAGATATAACTCCTGAAGAAGAGCTATCCCTTAAAATGAATGGTTTAGTACATTCAAAGCGTTATTTCACTCGACATCAGAGCATTGATGTGAAGGATACTGCTCATCTTCTAAAAACACTCGACTCATCCGGTCCAAGAAAACTCTCATATGATGAAATACATTCACAAACACTTTACCCTGAAGGAACACCAAGTAAATCAGAAATTCCTGTTGACCAAGACCCTGATTCAGTGCACACAATGTCTGTTTCCAGCCTAAGGAGCATTGTTCAAAGAAGAAATTTAGGGGCAAACCATTATAGCTCTGACTCACAACTCACAAGAAATCATGGTCTGGCTACAACAGAAGACAGTAAATCTCTTTTGGAAAAAAAGAAGATGTTTTCTCCCCCATCCTTGCTGTCGGGTTCTAGGGAGTCTCTAGAAAATGTGTCTGTCACAGCATTAAGTAGAAGGAACCATGCCCTTTTGGAGAGACGTGGATCTGGGGCTTTACTTTTAGATCACATAAGCCAAACTAGACCAGGGTTTCTTCCACCACTGAATGTGAACCCACATCCGCCTATTCCAGACATCTCCTGCCATAGTAAAGTATCTAGTCTTATTTTCCCAGGGCCAAAGCCCCTTGTTCCCACTGCTCCACTGTTTCCAAAAGAGTCAATAAGCAAGAAAATGCTTCTCCGGAGACATTCAATGCACACAGAACAGATTAAACAACTTGTAAACTTTGAAGAAATTCTTGGCTAG